Proteins encoded in a region of the Tubulanus polymorphus chromosome 10, tnTubPoly1.2, whole genome shotgun sequence genome:
- the LOC141911735 gene encoding solute carrier family 23 member 1-like: MADNPAFERTEDLDAVNGGPSIKKDKDESSIDGVNDPPPHVAYEIRDAKDARKAESDVKETNSDKLSYSIEECPPWHTCILLGFQHYLTMFGATIAIPMLLAKPLCMANDHLAIAEVIGTIFFVSGLVTLLQSTIGSRLPIIQGGTFSFLVPTFAILSLPKWKCPAGMELLTNKTQMEEIWQPAMREIQGSIAVAALFQVVIGFTGIIGIMLRFIGPLAITPTIALVGLSLFEAAAGFSSKQWWIALLTIALIALFSQYLRRIQLPCCKLVKGQGCVRQGFPLFTLFPVILSIAIVWLLSYALTVTDVFPKNETMWGYAARTDVRSQVLQSSKWFRFPYPGQWGLPTVSVSGVFGMLAGVLASMIESVGDYYACARLAGAPPPPVHAINRGIGIEGIGCVLAGLWGSGNGTTSYSENIGAIGITKVGSRRVIQVGAVFMMLFGIFGKFGALFVTIPDPVVGGVFFAMFGMITAVGLSNLQFIDLNSTRNLFILGFSLMFGIALPQWMKSQTNPINTGNEVIDQIFTVLLSTSMFVGGFIGFVLDNTVPGTKAERGLDRWKKQLEGSETGASLACYDFPIGMSLVNRSSFCRYLPFCPPFAGVGECCRKQDGDGYRENKAPEVKVETQL; the protein is encoded by the exons ATGGCTGATAACCCGGCTTTCGAGCGAACTGAG GACTTGGACGCGGTCAACGGTGGTCCTTCCATCAAAAAAGATAAAGACGAGTCGTCGATTGACGGTGTTAACGATCCGCCGCCTCACGTCGCATATGAAATAC GCGACGCGAAAGATGCTCGAAAGGCGGAATCTGACGTCAAAGAAACAAACAGCGATAAACTGTCATACAGCATTGAAGAGTGTCCTCCTTGGCACACGTGTATTCTGTTAGGCTTTCAG CACTATTTGACCATGTTCGGGGCTACGATTGCCATCCCGATGTTACTGGCTAAACCACTGTGCATGGCTAACGACCATTTAGCGATAGCGGAAGTCATCGGCACGATATTCTTCGTTTCCGGTCTGGTCACGCTGTTACAATCGACGATAGGAAGTAG actGCCTATTATTCAGGGAGGCACGTTCTCATTTCTGGTTCCCACGTTCGCAATTCTAAGTCTTCCCAAGTGGAAATGCCCCGCTGGAA TGGAACTCCTTACAAACAAAACACAAATGGAAGAAATTTGGCAGCCAGCAATGCGCGAG ATTCAAGGGTCCATAGCCGTGGCGGCTTTGTTTCAGGTTGTTATCGGTTTCACGGGAATTATTGGAATCATGTTGAGATTCATAGGACCGTTGGCTATTACTCCGACGATAGCTCTAGTTGGTTTATCGTTATTCGAAGCTGCAGCTGGTTTCAGCTCGAAACAATGGTGGATCGCACTTCT GACGATCGCATTGATCGCTCTGTTCTCGCAGTATCTCAGACGTATTCAGCTCCCATGTTGTAAACTGGTCAAGGGTCAAGGTTGTGTCAGACAGGGCTTTCCGTTGTTCACTCTGTTCCCG gtaATTCTATCGATAGCTATCGTTTGGTTACTCTCTTATGCACTGACGGTCACTGACGTTTTTCCGAAAAACGAGACAATGTGGGGCTACGCGGCACGCACCGACGTGCGCAGTCAGGTTTTACAATCGTCAAAATGGTTCCGATTTCCATATCCag GTCAGTGGGGTTTACCGACGGTCAGCGTGTCAGGAGTGTTCGGAATGCTTGCCGGCGTTCTTGCTTCGATGATCGAATCCGTCGGTGATTACTACGCATGCGCGCGATTGGCGGGAGCTCCTCCTCCGCCGGTGCACGCCATTAACAGAG GTATCGGTATCGAAGGAATAGGATGTGTACTAGCGGGATTGTGGGGCAGCGGGAATGGTACAACTTCTTACAGCGAGAACATAGGCGCTATCGGTATCACAAAG GTCGGAAGTCGGCGTGTTATACAAGTCGGTGCCGTATTCATGATGTTGTTCGGTATATTCGGTAAATTCGGAGCTTTGTTCGTTACGATTCCAGACCCGGTTGTCGGCGGAGTATTCTTCGCCATGTTCG GTATGATAACGGCCGTGGGGCTTTCTAATTTACAATTCATCGATTTGAACTCGACCCGGAATCTGTTCATATTGGGATTCTCGTTGATGTTCGGTATTGCATTGCCTCAGTGGATGAAATCGCAGACGAATCCAATAAATACTG GAAATGAAGTGATCGACCagatcttcaccgtgttgctTTCTACATCGATGTTTGTCGGTGGTTTCATCGGATTTGTTTTGGATAATACTGTACCAG GCACGAAAGCCGAGCGCGGTCTGGATCGATGGAAGAAACAACTGGAAGGCTCCGAAACGGGTGCTTCCCTGGCGTGCTACGATTTTCCGATTGGCATGTCGCTGGTAAATCGAAGCAGTTTCTGCCGATATCTGCCATTCTGCCCCCCGTTCGCCGGGGTTGGCGAGTGTTGCCGAAAACAAGATGGCGACGGATACCGTGAAAATAAGGCGCCCGAGGTCAAGGTTGAAACTCAATTATGA
- the LOC141912130 gene encoding zinc finger CCCH domain-containing protein 10-like, giving the protein MSNSESSASSDCDKFSNGSNMSDNNSDGGGASDAKYDDICRDYLRNVCKRGKRCRYRHPDNNHNNNNNSKKADYTFCHDFQNTGCRRPSCKFIHCTREEEDYYKGTGQLPVRLQQAAALGLGVQPTELPLMKGEVPICKDYLKGDCKRGARCKYRHISPTEYEYELRRLERRGRSLISTTRFDTYDSFCDRFEFESATSSATAAAAAVAVKRRRVELDDFEHHHHHHHAAATDSIYASIVRPSAALSDYKLLEEENILLRRKIDELRKQCCDLVATNEVLLEQNARYRIAKSNAVSVQAVTSAPTMVTVSRVVTPASTPAPLMSSVNAPLSTCNMVNQLPTSMPQAIALNTDLVSQQVMQQIAQADIASQQAASLPPPQQTQLNHATPVTIVPPVSIQQAALTGAGGVTLASQVSSVQQTQNLPPAAVVSMSASMPQISIPNQTPMVSYPIVSHTQTIASQHAPTHVRQ; this is encoded by the exons ATGAGCAACAGCGAGTCGAGCGCCAGCAGTGACTGCGACAAGTTCTCAAACGGCAGCAACATGTCGGACAACAACAGCGACGGTGGCGGCGCTTCCGACGCCAAATACGACGATATCTGTCGCGACTATCTGCGCAACGTGTGCAAACGCGGCAAGCGATGCCGTTACAGGCACCCGG ataataatcataataacaataataatagtaaaaaGGCTGATTATACGTTTTGTCATGATTTTCAGAATACGGGATGTCGGCGTCCGAGTTGTAAGTTCATACACTGTACGCGTGAAGAAGAGGATTATTACAAGGGCACCGGGCAGTTGCCCGTACGTTTACAGCAGGCGGCCGCCCTCGGGCTCGGCGTGCAGCCCACCGAGCTACCGCTGATGAAAGGCGAGGTGCCGATTTGCAAGGATTATTTGAAAGGCGACTGTAAGCGCGGCGCGCGTTGTAAATACCGCCACATCTCGCCGACCGAGTACGAGTACGAGCTGCGACGTCTCGAACGCCGCGGTCGCAGTTTGATATCGACGACGCGATTCGACACGTACGACTCGTTCTGCGACCGTTTCGAGTTCGAGAGCGCGACGTCGTCAGCGACGGCGGCGGCGGCCGCGGTGGCCGTGAAACGACGCCGCGTCGAATTAGACGACTTCGAACACCACCACCATCACCACCACGCGGCGGCCACCGACAGCATCTACGCGAGCATCGTGCGACCGTCGGCGGCGCTGTCCGATTATAAACTACTCGAGGAGGAGAACATCTTACTGCGACGGAAAATCGACGAGTTGCGTAAACAGTGCTGCGACCTGGTGGCGACGAATGAAGTTTTGTTGGAACAGAACGCGCGGTACCGCATCGCGAAGTCGAACGCCGTCTCAGTTCAGGCGGTGACCAGCGCGCCGACGATGGTGACGGTTAGTCGCGTCGTCACGCCGGCTTCGACGCCCGCGCCTTTGATGTCGTCGGTGAACGCGCCGCTGTCGACCTGTAACATGGTGAACCAGCTACCGACGAGCATGCCGCAAGCGATCGCGCTCAACACCGACTTGGTATCGCAGCAGGTGATGCAGCAGATCGCGCAGGCCGACATCGCGTCTCAGCAGGCGGCTAGTTTACCGCCGCCGCAGCAAACTCAACTGAACCACGCGACGCCGGTGACGATCGTACCGCCCGTGTCGATACAGCAGGCGGCGTTAACCGGCGCCGGCGGCGTTACATTGGCGTCTCAGGTGTCGTCGGTGCAGCAAACGCAGAATCTACCGCCGGCCGCCGTCGTCAGTATGTCGGCCAGCATGCCGCAGATATCGATACCGAATCAGACGCCGATGGTCTCATATCCGATAGTATCGCACACGCagacgatcgcgtcgcaacaCGCGCCAACTCACGTGCGCCAATGA